The Penicillium oxalicum strain HP7-1 chromosome VI, whole genome shotgun sequence genome window below encodes:
- a CDS encoding putative phospholipid-transporting ATPase NEO1 gives MSSSHDYIHSLQRSEDPDDLSGSDDDDLELGELDPHTAQPRPSPTSKDYSTRSRDYGPGIALRNLRVSVGNRWKRNISRQHMDSDDTDALLEDQGGDGVRRSHGSSRNLTDDDAPLLDPRDSPRMSRDDHSSKKGYRFRLPSLGASSFLQSATNTSRQQRADQEDRPPREVLVGQYQLAKYPANVVSNAKYTAWSFLPRTLYNEFSFFFNIYFLFVALSQVIPVLRIGYMSSYIAPLAFVVSISLGKEALDDLGRRRRDAEANSEGFTVLSLDKSSAVEITKKSRDLRVGDVLKVRKNQRLPADVVILKSISNDPDSNDPTQRPSNGGTIGVSDVISKSSNDGHEQGVPGRSETPVLDSDATDTFIRTDQLDGETDWKLRLPSALSQPLSLKDLSRLKITASSPDKRVNEFVGTIQLGPPSGFYDAHVDNSRHSGEDHDNSHGVGQQSNSAPLTIDNTAWANTVLASNTVTYAAIIYTGSQTRAALSTSASRSKVGLLEYEINNLTKILCVLTFALSLILVALEGFEPTNDKKWYVAIMIYLILFSTIIPMSLRVNLDMAKSVYGRFIQRDKDIPDTLVRTSTIPEDLGRIEYLLSDKTGTLTQNEMELKKIHVGTVSYANDSMDEVATFVRHSFAGDTLTTPSTPFGTHAGQANAPRTRREIGSRVKDLVFALALCHNVTPTGEEEESGRKVTNYQASSPDEIAIVRYTEEVGLKLSHRDRQTIVLESTDSKRAVVRARVLDIFPFTSESKRMGVIVQFDQNGHLFESDEEVEPEIWFYQKGADTVMTSIVAANDWLDEETANMAREGLRTLVVGRKRLSLQQYREFSGKFKQASLSLQARDVGMAKVMSEYLERDLELLGVTGVEDRLQRDVKSSLELMRNAGIKIWMLTGDKVETARCVAISAKLVSRGQYIHTVSKVTDKSTAQEALDFLRNKTDCCLLIDGESLNLMLGEFRSAFIAVAVLLPAVIACRCSPTQKAEVANLIRQHTKKRVCCIGDGGNDVSMIQAADVGIGIVGKEGRQASLAADFSITHFHHLTKLLVWHGRNSYKRSAKLAQFIMHRGLIIAVCQTMFSIAGHFDPKGLFINWLMIGYATVYTNAPVFSLVFDKDVDERLANLYPELYKELKSGKSLSYRSFFTWVLISIYQGAVIQGLSQILLQTITGPRLISVSFTALVLNELGMVAISITTWHPVMIFCLFGTLLIYAGSIPFLGDYFDLRYVITLDWLWRVFAVLAVSLIPIWAGKLIKHSWKPPSYRKVRG, from the exons ATGTCTTCCTCCCACGATTATATTCACTCACTCCAAAGGTCAGAGGATCCCGATGATCTTTCTGGctccgatgacgatgacctCGAGCTGGGGGAACTCGATCCTCACACAGCCCAACCTCGCCCCTCTCCCACTTCCAAGGACTACTCAACCCGTTCGCGCGATTATGGACCAGGGATCGCTTTAAGGAACTTGCGCGTGAGCGTGGGCAATCGTTGGAAACGCAACATCTCTCGGCAGCATATGGATTCAGACGACACCGACGCCCTGTTGGAGGACCAAGGGGGCGATGGAGTTCGAAGGTCCCACGGTAGCTCTAGAAACCTGACAGACGACGATGCGCCATTACTTGATCCGCGAGACTCCCCCCGAATGTCTCGAGACGATCATTCATCGAAAAAGGGCTACCGATTCCGCCTCCCGAGCCTGGGTGCCTCCAGTTTCCTACAAAGCGCAACCAACACATCCCGACAGCAGCgagcagatcaagaagacaGGCCTCCGCGCGAGGTTCTTGTTGGCCAGTATCAGCTCGCTAAGTACCCAGCCAATGTAGTCTCGAACGCCAAATACACCGCTTGGAGCTTCCTACCGCGCACATTATACAACGAGTtctcgttcttcttcaacatctaCTTCTTATTTGTTGCTCTTTCACAAGTGATACCGGTTCTTCGTATCGGCTACATGTCCTCGTATATCGCCCCGCTAGCATTTGTTGTATCGATATCTCTCGGGAAGGAGGCACTCGACGATCTTGGTCGGCGACGGCGAGATGCCGAAGCAAATTCCGAGGGCTTTACAGTTCTTTCCCTGGACAAATCGAGCGCTGTCGAAATAACGAAAAAGTCTCGAGATTTGAGAGTCGGGGATGTGCTCAAGGTTCGCAAGAATCAGCGACTGCCGGCCGACGTTGTCATCTTGAAAAGTATCTCGAATGATCCCGACTCGAATGATCCAACCCAACGACCCTCGAACGGCGGTACCATCGGAGTATCGGACGTCATTTCCAAATCGTCGAACGATGGACATGAGCAAGGCGTCCCAGGAAGATCTGAGACTCCCGTCCTGGACAGCGATGCCACTGACACGTTCATTCGAACTGATCAGTTAGATGGTGAAACAGATTGGAAGCTTCGATTGCCATCTGCACTATCCCAGCCTCTTTCTTTGAAAGATTTGTCACGACTCAAGATTACTGCAAGTTCTCCTGACAAGCGTGTCAACGAATTTGTTGGTACCATTCAATTAGGCCCCCCGTCTGGCTTCTACGACGCGCATGTGGATAATTCAAGGCATTCCGGCGAAGATCACGACAACTCACATGGCGTGGGTCAGCAATCTAACTCGGCGCCGCTGACTATCGACAACACAGCGTGGGCCAATACCGTTCTCGCTTCAAATACCGTGACCTACGCTGCCATTATCTATACAGGCTCTCAGACACGAGCTGCTCTCTCTACTTCGGCCTCTCGGTCCAAGGTCGGCTTGCTGGAATATGAGATTAATAACTTGACCAAAATCTTGTGTGTATTGACTTTTGCATTGTCACTCATTCTCGTTGCACTGGAAGGCTTTGAGCCTACAAACGACAAGAAGTGGTATGTCGCAATCATGATTTACTTGATcctcttttccaccatcatTCCCATGAGTCTGCGCGTGAACCTGGACATGGCCAAGTCGGTCTATGGCCGTTTTATCCAACGTGACAAGGATATTCCAGACACTCTGGTGCGAACAAGCACAATTCCGGAAGATTTAGGTAGGATTGAGTACCTTCTTTCCGACAAAACTGGAACTCTAACTCAAAATG AGATGGAGTTGAAGAAAATCCACGTTGGGACTGTATCATACGCAAACGACTCGATGGATGAGGTTGCAACATTCGTACGCCACAGTTTCGCGGGAGATACACTGACTACCCCGTCCACTCCGTTTGGCACACACGCTGGACAAGCCAATGCTCCACGcacaagaagagaaataGGGTCGCGAGTGAAGGATCTTGTCTTCGCCTTGGCACTTTGCCATAATGTTACGCCAactggagaggaagaggagtctGGACGCAAAGTCACCAATTATCAAGCATCCTCACCCGACGAAATCGCGATCGTCCGGTACACAGAAGAGGTTGGATTAAAGCTGTCGCATCGTGATCGTCAAACCATTGTTCTGGAATCAACGGACTCTAAACGGGCCGTGGTTCGCGCCAGAGTTCTCGACATCTTTCCATTCACCTCTGAGAGCAAGCGCATGGGTGTGATTGTTCAATTTGACCAGAACGGGCATCTTTTTGAATCAGACGAAGAAGTAGAGCCCGAAATCTGGTTTTACCAAAAAGGTGCGGACACGGTCATGACCTCTATCGTGGCAGCAAATGACTGGCTTGATGAAGAGACCGCAAACATGGCTCGTGAAGGTCTTCGTACTTTGGTTGTGGGTCGTAAGCGCTTGTCTCTCCAGCAATATCGGGAATTTTCTGGCAAATTCAAACAGGCCTCCTTGTCACTCCAGGCAAGAGACGTCGGTATGGCGAAGGTCATGAGCGAATATTTGGAACGAGACTTGGAGTTGCTTGGTGTGACTGGCGTGGAGGACCGACTGCAACGCGATGTCAAGTCGTCTTTAGAATTGATGCGCAATGCTGGCATCAAAATTTGGATGTTGACAGGAGACAAAGTGGAGACTGCTCGTTGCGTCGCCATTTCGGCCAAACTAGTTTCCCGTGGGCAGTACATCCACACAGTATCAAAGGTGACGGACAAGTCAACTGCTCAAGAAGCCCTGGACTTCCTGCGGAACAAGACCGACTGCTGCCTCCTTATTGATGGCGAGTCGCTCAATCTGATGCTCGGAGAATTCCGGTCTGCGTTCATTGCCGTTGCAGTACTTCTGCCGGCGGTGATTGCTTGTCGGTGCTCCCCGACTCAGAAAGCTGAAGTTGCAAACTTGATTCGTCAGCACACCAAGAAGCGTGTCTGTTGCatcggagatggtggaaaCGATGTCTCAATGATTCAGGCTGCGGATGTTGGAATCGGTATTGTGGGAAAGGAAGGGCGTCAAGCTTCGCTCGCTGCCGACTTCAGTATCACGCATTTTCACCATCTGACAAAACTACTCGTTTGGCATGGTCGGAATTCGTACAAGCGCTCTGCCAAACTTGCTCAATTTATCATGCACCGTGGCTTGATTATTGCTGTATGCCAAACCATGTTCAGCATCGCAGGGCATTTCGATCCCAAGGGCCTCTTCATCAATTGGTTGATGATTGGATACGCTACAGTCTATACCAATGCGCCCGTCTTCTCGCTCGTGTTTGACAAGGACGTCGACGAGCGTCTTGCAAATCTGTACCCGGAACTTTATAAAGAGCTAAAGAGCGGCAAGAGCCTGAGCTACCGCTCGTTTTTCACCTGGGTCCTGATATCTATTTACCAAGGCGCTGTCATTCAAGGACTGTCGCAAATCCTGCTTCAAACAATCACAGGACCGCGTCTTATCAGTGTTTCCTTCACGGCTCTTGTTCTCAATGAATTGGGCATGGTCGCAATCTCCATAACAACATGGCATCCGGTTATGatcttttgtcttttcggCACCCTTTTGATCTACGCTGGAAGCATTCCCTTCCTCGGTGACTATTTCGACCTCCGCTACGTCATCACTCTTGACTGGCTCTGGCGTGTTTTTGCAGTACTAGCTGTCTCCCTCATTCCCATCTGGGCTGGCAAGCTGATCAAGCATTCTTGGAAGCCCCCTAGCTATCGCAAAGTGCGTGGCTGA